In Candidatus Promineifilum breve, one genomic interval encodes:
- a CDS encoding DNA internalization-related competence protein ComEC/Rec2 produces the protein MRSPIAAQLPRSATAAPAVDSRFYLAPVGGIGWLAGIWLAARLDLPVVAWLAVALPVIAGAILWWRRGRVGLALAACGAMALGGARYVASLPVLSPAIVQYYNGAQDVVILGRVMAEPERDDHRARLRIAASELVSDGRARPVAGALLVETNRYPAIPYGATVRLRGDLDAPIATGSPSYAAYLERQGLGSLMSFPAVEIVATGGGSPLYRAMLGLKARGRAAIVAALPEPHAALLTGILLGDDSGLPRDLTDDFRATGMTHIIAISGFNIAVIIGLLDLLTAPALPRRTAAVVIMILIFAYAALVGATASVVRAAIMGATYLAGLRLLGRPSLAVAGLFTAAFLMTLAGPNTLWDVGFQLSFAATLGLMLFAGPWSRRVDRGVAALFAADTRPWIAKWTTELLIVTLAAQVLTVPLLLYHFGRFSPASLPANLLALPVQPLVMFTGGLTMVAGAVWPAAGPIVAPPAWLFLDYTIGVIHLLARLPGASLPLTLSGTGLVAVYALIAAGVGLAAVARRPTVAVSLRRPTTGRILAGVVIIAVAAGLAVAWNAQRPDGRLHVAFLDVGQGDAILIQTPGGRQLLVDGGYTASDTLDQLGRHMPFWDRSIDLVIATHPDADHVAGLVEVVERYRIGGLITNGAVEANDSAYAALLAAAESRGVLVHPAQIGETVGLDEGVELRILHTAESPAAADDNEASVVARLTYGELSLLLTGDAEEAAEAGLLDSHTPLASVILKAGHHGADTSSSAAFLQAVAPQIVIISAGRENRYGHPHPAMLARAAAIGATVLRTDEYGTLEVTSDGARMWWSAEREAAPVP, from the coding sequence ATGCGCTCCCCCATCGCGGCGCAACTTCCTCGCTCTGCCACGGCCGCGCCGGCCGTCGATTCGCGCTTCTATCTCGCGCCGGTGGGCGGCATCGGCTGGCTGGCCGGCATCTGGCTGGCCGCCCGGCTAGACTTGCCCGTGGTCGCCTGGCTGGCCGTCGCCCTGCCGGTCATCGCCGGCGCTATCTTGTGGTGGCGGCGCGGCCGGGTCGGTCTGGCGCTGGCGGCCTGTGGGGCAATGGCTTTGGGCGGGGCGCGCTATGTGGCCTCGCTGCCCGTCCTGTCGCCGGCCATCGTTCAATATTACAACGGCGCGCAAGATGTCGTTATCCTGGGGCGGGTGATGGCCGAGCCGGAACGCGACGACCACCGCGCCCGGCTGCGCATCGCCGCCTCGGAATTGGTCAGCGATGGCCGCGCCCGGCCGGTGGCCGGCGCTCTCCTGGTGGAGACCAACCGCTACCCGGCCATTCCCTATGGGGCGACGGTGCGGTTGAGGGGCGACCTCGACGCGCCCATCGCCACCGGCAGCCCCAGCTACGCCGCCTATCTGGAGCGGCAGGGCCTGGGCAGCCTGATGTCCTTTCCCGCCGTCGAAATCGTCGCCACGGGCGGCGGCTCGCCCCTCTATCGGGCTATGCTGGGTCTGAAGGCGCGCGGCCGGGCGGCCATCGTCGCCGCCTTGCCCGAACCCCACGCCGCGCTGCTGACCGGCATCCTCCTGGGCGACGACAGCGGCCTGCCTCGCGACCTCACCGACGATTTCCGCGCCACGGGCATGACCCACATCATCGCCATCTCCGGCTTCAATATTGCCGTCATCATCGGCCTGCTGGACCTGCTCACCGCCCCGGCCTTGCCTCGTCGCACGGCAGCGGTGGTCATTATGATCTTGATATTTGCCTATGCCGCCCTGGTTGGGGCGACGGCCTCGGTGGTGCGGGCGGCGATCATGGGGGCTACCTATCTGGCCGGGCTGCGCCTGCTGGGGCGGCCGTCGCTGGCCGTGGCCGGTCTGTTCACGGCCGCCTTCCTGATGACGCTGGCCGGCCCCAACACCCTGTGGGACGTGGGCTTCCAATTGAGCTTCGCGGCGACGCTGGGCCTCATGCTCTTTGCCGGGCCGTGGTCGCGCCGGGTCGATCGGGGCGTGGCCGCGTTGTTTGCCGCCGATACCCGGCCCTGGATTGCCAAGTGGACGACCGAGCTTCTCATCGTCACCCTGGCCGCGCAGGTGCTGACGGTTCCCCTGTTGCTCTATCATTTTGGCCGGTTCTCGCCGGCCAGCCTGCCGGCCAACCTGCTGGCCTTGCCCGTCCAACCGCTGGTCATGTTCACCGGCGGTCTGACGATGGTCGCCGGGGCGGTGTGGCCCGCGGCCGGGCCAATCGTCGCGCCGCCGGCCTGGCTCTTTCTCGACTATACCATCGGCGTGATTCACCTGCTGGCGCGACTGCCGGGCGCGTCGCTGCCCCTGACCCTGTCGGGAACGGGCTTGGTGGCCGTCTATGCGCTCATCGCGGCCGGCGTCGGGCTGGCCGCGGTCGCCCGGCGGCCAACCGTGGCCGTCTCGCTGCGGCGGCCCACCACCGGACGAATTTTGGCGGGGGTTGTGATCATCGCTGTCGCCGCGGGCCTGGCCGTGGCCTGGAACGCCCAGCGGCCCGACGGCCGCCTCCACGTCGCTTTCCTGGACGTGGGTCAGGGGGACGCGATCTTGATTCAGACGCCGGGCGGCCGGCAACTGCTGGTCGATGGCGGCTACACCGCCAGCGACACGCTCGATCAATTGGGCCGCCACATGCCGTTCTGGGATCGCTCCATCGATCTGGTGATCGCCACTCACCCCGACGCCGACCACGTGGCCGGGCTGGTCGAGGTCGTGGAGCGCTATCGCATTGGCGGCCTGATCACCAACGGCGCGGTCGAGGCCAACGATTCGGCCTACGCGGCGCTATTGGCCGCGGCCGAGTCCCGCGGCGTCCTCGTCCACCCGGCGCAAATTGGCGAGACCGTGGGCCTGGATGAGGGCGTGGAATTGCGAATTCTGCACACCGCCGAATCGCCGGCGGCCGCCGACGATAACGAAGCCTCGGTCGTGGCCCGCCTGACCTATGGTGAACTGTCTTTGTTGCTGACCGGCGACGCCGAGGAAGCGGCCGAGGCCGGCCTGCTGGATAGCCACACGCCATTGGCGTCGGTCATCCTGAAGGCCGGTCATCATGGGGCCGATACGTCCAGCAGCGCCGCCTTCCTGCAGGCCGTCGCGCCCCAAATCGTCATCATCTCCGCCGGGCGCGAGAATCGCTACGGCCATCCCCACCCGGCCATGCTGGCCCGCGCCGCGGCCATTGGGGCGACCGTCTTGCGCACCGACGAATACGGCACGCTGGAGGTCACCAGCGATGGGGCGCGGATGTGGTGGTCGGCCGAACGCGAGGCCGCCCCAGTGCCCTAG
- a CDS encoding DUF7282 domain-containing protein, translated as MATKRFLFRGLASLVLLFAVGCNRPNGAASDTPTETVAVSDTTPMPTLSPEPPPTATPTPEPTPIAPGVVIEDQPLDESGVLIAAQVALPGPGWLVIYRAVDGAAESVIGQVPLAAGIHENVEISVATDNVTVQLFAGVHMDVGAEGVFDFPGEDEPYPGEPEASFTVDLLLPQPRVEAADQAVAEDGVVSLALVEALRPTWVLIHTVEDGQIGPAIGGRLLTPGLHEDVALTIDWRRATPALYAVLHEDDGEMGVLDYPAGDMPLLQGGEPILAAFKATYPPEVLVYDQPIIDGTIMVERAISEGPGWVVIYNEADGQPGFIVGSAPLQDGLNEAIVVELRESAVTTQLFAWLHQDTTPGDAFNFPGQDPPVLYNNRMPRAAAFRTDLGAQAFVNDQRLGEDGTVTIATIVIPAPAWALVYSDNDGQTGELLGQTWVPAGVNRNVAVEIDPSTAAGPLHLVMVWDDGAAEELETPDIDPPLTGDNNRPLNIPFALLEALPAAGE; from the coding sequence TTGGCAACGAAGCGTTTCTTGTTCCGGGGCTTGGCCTCGCTGGTACTCCTGTTCGCTGTGGGTTGTAATCGCCCCAACGGCGCGGCTTCCGATACGCCCACGGAAACGGTAGCGGTTAGCGACACCACGCCAATGCCCACGCTATCGCCCGAGCCGCCCCCCACCGCCACGCCAACCCCCGAACCCACGCCCATCGCCCCCGGCGTGGTGATTGAAGATCAACCTCTCGACGAAAGCGGCGTGCTCATCGCCGCCCAGGTGGCGCTGCCCGGCCCGGGCTGGCTGGTTATCTATCGCGCCGTGGATGGCGCGGCGGAGAGCGTGATCGGTCAAGTGCCGCTGGCGGCCGGCATCCATGAAAACGTCGAAATCAGCGTGGCTACGGACAATGTGACCGTCCAGCTTTTTGCCGGTGTCCACATGGATGTGGGCGCGGAGGGGGTCTTCGACTTCCCCGGCGAGGATGAACCCTATCCGGGCGAACCGGAGGCGTCGTTTACGGTCGATCTCCTGCTGCCGCAGCCGCGCGTCGAAGCGGCCGATCAGGCCGTGGCCGAAGATGGCGTGGTTTCGCTGGCGCTGGTCGAGGCGTTGCGGCCGACCTGGGTCCTTATCCATACCGTGGAGGATGGTCAGATCGGCCCGGCTATCGGCGGGCGGCTGCTGACGCCGGGATTGCACGAGGATGTGGCCCTGACGATCGATTGGCGGCGGGCCACGCCGGCCCTCTATGCCGTGTTGCACGAAGACGATGGCGAAATGGGCGTGCTGGATTATCCGGCCGGCGACATGCCCCTGTTGCAAGGCGGCGAACCTATTTTGGCCGCTTTCAAGGCCACTTACCCGCCGGAAGTGCTGGTCTATGACCAGCCGATCATTGACGGCACGATCATGGTTGAGCGCGCCATCAGCGAGGGGCCGGGCTGGGTTGTCATCTACAACGAGGCCGACGGGCAGCCCGGCTTCATTGTTGGCTCTGCGCCGCTCCAGGACGGCCTGAACGAAGCCATTGTGGTCGAATTGCGCGAGTCGGCCGTCACCACGCAGCTGTTCGCCTGGCTCCATCAGGACACCACGCCAGGCGATGCGTTCAACTTTCCCGGCCAGGATCCGCCTGTCCTCTATAACAATCGTATGCCACGGGCGGCGGCCTTCCGCACCGACCTGGGCGCGCAAGCTTTTGTCAACGATCAGCGCCTGGGCGAAGACGGCACGGTCACCATCGCTACCATCGTCATCCCGGCCCCGGCCTGGGCCTTGGTCTATAGCGACAACGATGGTCAGACCGGCGAGTTGCTCGGTCAGACGTGGGTTCCGGCGGGTGTCAACCGGAATGTGGCGGTCGAAATCGATCCGTCGACCGCGGCCGGCCCCCTTCATCTGGTCATGGTTTGGGATGACGGCGCGGCCGAGGAATTGGAAACGCCCGACATCGATCCGCCGTTGACCGGCGACAACAACCGGCCGCTCAACATCCCCTTTGCTCTCCTGGAAGCGCTACCGGCCGCCGGCGAATAA